In Denitratisoma sp. DHT3, one DNA window encodes the following:
- a CDS encoding peroxiredoxin produces MAVLVGKAAPDFSANAVLGNNEIKQIRFSEHIKGKYAVLFFYPLDFTFVCPSELIAFDHRYEEFAKRGVEVLGCSIDSQFSHLAWKNTPVEKGGIGQVKYAMIADVKHEVCQAYDVESAGGVAFRGSFLIDRNGVVQHQVVNNLPLGRNIDEMLRMVDALQFTEEHGEVCPAGWQKGKAGMKANPDGVAKYLAEHSQEL; encoded by the coding sequence ATGGCCGTTCTCGTCGGTAAGGCAGCCCCCGATTTCAGCGCCAACGCCGTTCTGGGAAACAACGAGATCAAGCAGATCCGGTTTTCCGAGCACATCAAGGGCAAATACGCCGTACTGTTCTTCTATCCCCTGGACTTCACCTTCGTCTGCCCGTCCGAGCTGATCGCCTTCGACCATCGCTACGAGGAATTCGCCAAGCGCGGCGTGGAGGTGCTGGGCTGCTCGATCGATTCCCAGTTCAGCCACCTGGCGTGGAAGAACACGCCGGTGGAAAAGGGCGGCATCGGCCAGGTCAAGTACGCGATGATCGCCGACGTCAAGCACGAGGTCTGCCAGGCTTATGACGTCGAATCCGCCGGTGGCGTGGCTTTCCGCGGCTCCTTCCTGATCGACAGGAATGGCGTGGTGCAGCATCAGGTCGTCAACAACCTGCCCCTGGGCCGCAACATCGACGAAATGCTGCGCATGGTCGATGCGCTGCAATTCACCGAGGAGCATGGCGAGGTCTGCCCCGCCGGCTGGCAGAAGGGCAAGGCCGGCATGAAGGCCAACCCGGATGGCGTCGCCAAGTACCTGGCCGAGCACTCCCAGGAACTCTGA
- a CDS encoding acylphosphatase: MSSATEVRHLLVTGRVQGVYYRVSLREEALRLGVTGWVRNRHDGSVEAMIAGAPEAVAALIAWSRSGPPAARVEQVAVELGEGEFASFEQHATC; this comes from the coding sequence ATGTCGTCCGCCACGGAAGTCCGCCACCTGCTCGTCACCGGCCGCGTGCAGGGCGTCTATTACCGTGTCAGCCTGCGCGAGGAGGCCCTGCGCCTGGGCGTCACCGGCTGGGTGCGCAATCGCCATGACGGCAGCGTCGAGGCCATGATCGCCGGCGCACCGGAAGCCGTCGCCGCCCTGATCGCCTGGTCAAGAAGCGGTCCGCCCGCCGCCCGGGTGGAGCAGGTGGCGGTGGAACTGGGCGAAGGCGAGTTCGCAAGCTTCGAACAGCACGCCACGTGCTAG